In the genome of Dyadobacter fermentans DSM 18053, the window CCTGCTCGCTGTAACGCCGTGGGTCGTAACCTTTCGCAAACAGCGGATATTGGTCGAAAATGCGCCTTACCACGCTCCGGTAATGGTTATTGGAACCTTCCGTTCCTTTAAAGATCCCCGAAGCATACCCTCTCCAAACGACCTGGTCGCTCTCCGCGTCGATGAGCGAAACGATCAGCGTGCCCTTGTCGAGCGCATATTTGATCGGTTCGTAGCGGAATCCCTCGTTCTCGGTATCCACCCAGTTCTTGATCACCGGCTGCATATAGCCCTGGTAACGCAGGTTATCGTAGAA includes:
- a CDS encoding DUF4136 domain-containing protein; the protein is MLMLRSIFTYAALLLVVVIAGCSSGRKVFVEHDYSYETNFKDYSSYTFLECERDTNNLCTEIYEAIRRQMQVRGYKLTAEKPTLLVNYGIFYDNLRYQGYMQPVIKNWVDTENEGFRYEPIKYALDKGTLIVSLIDAESDQVVWRGYASGIFKGTEGSNNHYRSVVRRIFDQYPLFAKGYDPRRYSEQVGR